Proteins encoded by one window of Chitinophagales bacterium:
- the gltS gene encoding sodium/glutamate symporter, which yields MPASVAAISSLQLDLIQTLAIASIMYFIGMQLRKRIGILEQLNIPSAVIGGLLFAAMNLVLHDRYLNLKFDTSMQSLCMVLFFTTIGISASLPLLKKGGIQVVLFLLMATVFCFLQNFAGMGVASLFGVNPLLGVIAGSVTLVGGPATGLAFAPLFESAGVTGASTIAITAATIGIVCGGILGGPAGTWLITHFHLQSPKDISNTELQKEVTDAPHTVTIDTEREDSGFVLTIMIAAFAMGLGSIVSYYFQSIGWTLPAYIGAMIIGALLRNMDDNTRWFRISQPIMDFVGGIALNIFLIVALMDLKLWELVHLAIPLAAILFTQVILVVLFALMISYRLMGKDYQSAVMASGFIGFVLGTTANAVANMRTLVHKYGPAPRAFLIVPMVGAFFIDFTNAIIITFFLNWMP from the coding sequence ATGCCAGCATCCGTTGCCGCTATCTCCTCGCTTCAGCTTGATCTCATTCAGACACTGGCCATTGCCAGTATCATGTATTTCATCGGTATGCAACTGAGGAAAAGGATCGGCATACTTGAACAACTCAATATTCCATCTGCCGTCATTGGTGGCCTGCTTTTCGCCGCAATGAACCTCGTGTTGCACGACCGGTATCTTAACCTGAAATTCGACACCTCCATGCAATCACTCTGCATGGTTTTGTTCTTCACCACCATCGGCATCAGTGCCAGTCTTCCATTACTGAAAAAAGGAGGCATACAGGTAGTGCTGTTTCTGCTGATGGCTACTGTTTTTTGTTTCCTGCAGAATTTTGCCGGCATGGGTGTCGCTTCGCTTTTTGGCGTGAATCCATTGCTCGGAGTAATTGCAGGATCCGTTACGCTGGTAGGCGGTCCTGCAACAGGCCTGGCCTTCGCGCCACTATTTGAAAGTGCAGGTGTCACCGGCGCATCAACCATTGCCATTACCGCAGCCACTATAGGTATTGTCTGCGGCGGCATTCTCGGCGGCCCCGCCGGAACCTGGCTGATCACGCATTTTCATCTGCAATCACCGAAGGATATTTCTAACACGGAACTGCAGAAGGAAGTCACAGATGCTCCACATACGGTTACCATTGATACCGAGCGTGAAGATTCGGGATTTGTGCTCACGATCATGATCGCAGCGTTTGCCATGGGACTTGGCAGCATTGTGAGTTATTATTTTCAATCCATCGGATGGACCTTGCCGGCTTATATTGGTGCAATGATCATTGGTGCGCTGCTTCGTAATATGGACGACAACACAAGATGGTTCAGAATCAGTCAGCCTATCATGGATTTTGTGGGAGGGATTGCATTGAATATTTTTCTCATTGTTGCCCTCATGGATCTTAAGCTCTGGGAACTTGTGCATCTTGCTATTCCGCTTGCTGCCATACTTTTTACGCAAGTGATACTCGTTGTGCTTTTTGCCTTGATGATCTCTTATCGTTTAATGGGAAAGGACTATCAGTCGGCCGTTATGGCCAGCGGCTTCATTGGTTTCGTGCTCGGCACAACAGCCAATGCGGTGGCTAATATGAGAACACTTGTACATAAATATGGCCCTGCGCCGAGAGCATTTCTTATCGTTCCCATGGTGGGCGCATTTTTTATTGATTTCACGAATGCCATCATCATTACCTTCTTTTTGAACTGGATGCCATAA
- the asnA gene encoding aspartate--ammonia ligase, with translation MNTVELKRADLAGPGIGSYEEIESILPANYTSLLNKKDTQKAIYEVKHFIASGLCKELNLMMVEVPLIVSRESGVNDMLDRDGSRTPVSFHIKNDNDKHPVDAQVVQAATKWKRVALKQFGMKPGEGICTDMRAVRKDYFLDHDHSAYVDQWDWERTITAGERNLDFLKMVVRKIWKVITDAELFAQDLFPALKNPKYPNLPKEIAFMHAEELLERYPELPRKQRETAILQEYPALFIVGIGWPLADGYPHEMRAADYDDWVTPTVTGNGKPAHGINGDILVWNGLTQRRHELSSMGIRVNAETLRQQLTMSDQLNLLSTPYHSGIINNDLPLSIGGGIGQSRTIMYLLRKAHLGEVSVTVWPDKLKEICAAKNIFVLE, from the coding sequence ATGAATACCGTAGAACTAAAAAGGGCTGACCTTGCGGGGCCCGGCATCGGTTCCTATGAAGAAATCGAAAGCATATTGCCCGCAAACTATACTTCGCTCCTCAACAAAAAGGACACTCAGAAGGCGATTTATGAAGTGAAGCATTTCATCGCCTCCGGTTTGTGTAAAGAACTAAACCTGATGATGGTGGAAGTCCCGCTGATTGTAAGCAGGGAGAGCGGCGTGAATGACATGCTGGACCGTGACGGATCACGGACGCCTGTATCCTTTCATATCAAAAACGATAATGATAAGCATCCGGTTGATGCACAAGTGGTACAGGCAGCCACCAAATGGAAAAGAGTGGCGCTTAAACAATTCGGGATGAAGCCAGGGGAAGGCATCTGCACCGATATGCGTGCAGTGAGAAAGGATTATTTCCTTGATCATGATCACAGCGCTTATGTTGATCAGTGGGACTGGGAACGTACGATCACCGCCGGCGAAAGGAACCTTGATTTTTTGAAGATGGTGGTGCGTAAAATCTGGAAGGTTATAACGGATGCAGAATTGTTTGCACAGGATTTATTCCCCGCACTGAAGAATCCGAAGTATCCCAACCTGCCGAAAGAAATAGCGTTTATGCATGCAGAGGAGCTTCTGGAGCGGTATCCTGAGCTGCCCCGGAAACAAAGGGAAACCGCTATTTTGCAGGAATATCCTGCCCTGTTCATTGTCGGTATAGGTTGGCCGCTTGCAGATGGCTATCCGCATGAAATGAGAGCAGCGGATTATGATGATTGGGTAACTCCAACAGTAACCGGCAATGGTAAACCGGCTCATGGTATCAATGGCGATATCCTGGTCTGGAATGGTCTCACACAAAGAAGGCATGAACTTTCATCGATGGGCATCAGGGTGAATGCGGAAACATTACGTCAGCAGCTAACGATGTCAGATCAGCTGAATCTGCTTTCAACTCCATATCACAGCGGCATCATCAACAATGATCTTCCTTTGAGTATTGGCGGTGGTATTGGTCAGTCAAGAACCATAATGTACTTGCTGCGCAAAGCACATCTTGGCGAAGTCAGTGTTACGGTATGGCCTGATAAGCTGAAAGAAATCTGTGCAGCTAAAAACATATTTGTGCTAGAGTAA